A genome region from Mycolicibacterium litorale includes the following:
- a CDS encoding ArsR/SmtB family transcription factor → MQATVFGALAEPSRLRIVELLRVGPKSVGEIADELGIRQPQVSKHLRVLGDSGLVAGESLARRRIYHLEAEPFAEIGRWVESFERLWEARLDSLGDYLDSMTRERKPDGHRERE, encoded by the coding sequence ATGCAGGCGACGGTCTTCGGGGCACTGGCAGAACCGAGCCGCCTCAGGATCGTCGAGCTGCTGCGCGTCGGACCGAAGTCGGTCGGCGAGATCGCCGACGAACTGGGCATCCGCCAGCCGCAGGTGAGCAAACACCTTCGGGTGCTTGGCGATTCCGGCCTCGTCGCCGGGGAATCCCTGGCCCGACGGCGGATCTACCACCTCGAGGCGGAACCCTTCGCCGAAATCGGCCGCTGGGTCGAATCCTTCGAACGCCTCTGGGAGGCCCGGCTCGACTCGCTGGGCGACTATCTCGACTCCATGACCCGCGAAAGGAAGCCCGATGGCCACCGAGAACGCGAGTGA
- a CDS encoding DUF1801 domain-containing protein gives MATENASDRDAGISAVTDKIAELPAYRDVAARLHEVIMAAGPDLKPRLWYGMPGYARSKSSPVLCFFRVDADDYVSFGLTEKANLAPDEGASHKLIGSAWFLTELDQATEARIAEIVTRAVA, from the coding sequence ATGGCCACCGAGAACGCGAGTGACCGCGACGCCGGCATCAGCGCGGTGACCGACAAGATCGCCGAACTGCCCGCGTACCGCGATGTCGCGGCACGGTTGCACGAGGTGATCATGGCGGCCGGTCCCGACCTCAAACCGCGCCTCTGGTACGGGATGCCGGGATACGCGCGATCGAAGAGCAGCCCGGTGCTCTGCTTCTTCCGGGTCGACGCCGACGACTACGTCTCGTTCGGCCTCACCGAGAAGGCCAACCTCGCCCCTGACGAGGGCGCCTCGCACAAGCTCATCGGATCAGCCTGGTTTCTCACCGAACTCGACCAGGCCACCGAGGCACGGATCGCCGAGATCGTCACGCGAGCCGTCGCCTGA
- a CDS encoding hotdog family protein yields the protein MTLYGHIAGGPYFDDLAVGQAFDTAPSMTLTAGAAAVHQSILGDRLRLALDAELAAAVTGATAPLAHPGLVCDVAIGQSTVVTQRVKANLFYRGLAFHRYPVLGDSLFTRTEVVGLKQNSAKPGRAPTGLAALRMTTVDQLGRLVLDFHRCAMLPLRDGAADTGHADDLSTIGTDNPVPDPAADWDADAYRTRVPSSALDSRLAGAVLHSTADVVTSAPELARLTLNIAAAHHDSRVGGGRRLVYGGHTIGLALAQATRLLPDLATVLAWESCDHTGPVHEGDTLYSRLHVEAVTPLPDGRGGVLHLRSLVYAVGGDQDRQVLDWKFSALHF from the coding sequence GTGACTTTGTACGGCCATATCGCCGGCGGACCTTACTTCGACGATCTCGCGGTGGGCCAGGCGTTCGACACCGCGCCGTCGATGACGCTGACGGCCGGCGCGGCCGCCGTGCACCAGTCGATCCTCGGCGACCGGCTGCGCCTGGCACTCGACGCCGAGCTCGCCGCGGCGGTGACGGGCGCGACGGCGCCGCTGGCGCATCCCGGCCTGGTGTGCGACGTCGCGATCGGCCAGTCGACGGTGGTGACCCAGCGGGTGAAGGCCAACCTCTTCTACCGCGGCCTGGCGTTTCACCGCTATCCCGTCCTGGGCGACAGCCTGTTCACCCGCACCGAAGTCGTGGGGCTGAAACAGAACTCGGCCAAACCGGGACGCGCACCGACCGGTCTGGCCGCGCTGCGAATGACGACCGTCGATCAACTCGGCCGTCTCGTGCTGGACTTTCACCGCTGCGCGATGCTGCCGCTGCGCGACGGCGCCGCCGACACGGGACACGCCGACGACCTGTCGACGATCGGCACGGACAACCCGGTCCCGGATCCGGCGGCGGACTGGGACGCCGACGCCTACCGGACGCGCGTGCCGTCGTCGGCACTCGATTCCCGGCTCGCGGGTGCGGTGCTTCACAGCACCGCCGACGTGGTGACCAGCGCGCCGGAACTCGCGCGCCTCACGCTCAACATCGCCGCCGCACACCATGATTCGCGGGTCGGAGGCGGCCGGCGCCTGGTGTACGGCGGGCACACCATCGGGCTGGCGCTGGCACAGGCCACCCGGCTGCTGCCCGATCTGGCGACGGTGCTGGCGTGGGAGTCCTGCGATCACACCGGCCCGGTGCACGAGGGCGACACCCTCTACAGCCGGCTGCACGTCGAGGCCGTGACGCCGCTGCCCGATGGCCGCGGCGGGGTGCTCCACCTGCGGTCGCTGGTGTACGCCGTCGGCGGCGACCAGGACCGCCAGGTGCTGGACTGGAAGTTCTCCGCGCTCCACTTCTGA
- a CDS encoding CoA transferase: protein MSVFAIPAAVLAHAGRLAAALPVDVDIPELLTGRAALLGLPQPGQVSAGGASRLLRARDAWCALTLSRPDDVAAVPALLEGDDVGTDPWPAIADWLTNRDADTAVARARLLGMPAAVLAETSPAQPDGTPLGPPAAPRTWADLLVVELASMWAGPLCGRMLAGAGATVVKVESPTRPDGTRGGSPEFFDWVNSGKHCVTLDFDNPGELRALLAAADVVIEGSRPAALARRGLGPDTIPARDGRVWVRITGYGTTGERAEWVAFGDDAAVAGGLVGGTGDAPHFLGDAIADPLTGLTAAHAVFEALRRGGGELLAVSMAGVAASYAALPDEGTVDVTPHRPAPRAPASGLGADNAAVRRLLESRSAPC from the coding sequence GTGAGTGTGTTCGCGATTCCGGCCGCGGTGCTCGCGCACGCCGGACGCCTGGCGGCGGCGCTGCCCGTCGACGTGGACATCCCCGAACTGCTGACCGGACGGGCCGCACTGCTCGGCCTGCCGCAGCCGGGGCAGGTCTCGGCAGGCGGGGCGTCGCGGCTACTGCGGGCGCGCGACGCGTGGTGCGCGCTCACGCTGTCCCGGCCCGATGACGTCGCGGCCGTGCCCGCCCTGCTCGAGGGCGACGACGTCGGCACGGACCCGTGGCCGGCCATCGCGGATTGGCTGACGAACCGGGATGCGGACACCGCCGTCGCCCGTGCGCGCCTGTTGGGGATGCCCGCCGCGGTGCTCGCCGAGACCTCGCCGGCGCAGCCCGACGGCACGCCACTCGGCCCGCCGGCCGCGCCGCGCACATGGGCGGACCTGCTGGTCGTCGAGCTCGCGTCGATGTGGGCCGGACCGTTGTGCGGCCGCATGCTGGCCGGTGCCGGGGCGACCGTGGTGAAGGTCGAGAGCCCGACACGTCCCGACGGGACCCGCGGCGGGTCGCCTGAGTTCTTCGACTGGGTGAACAGCGGGAAGCACTGTGTCACTTTGGATTTCGACAACCCAGGCGAATTGCGCGCGCTGCTCGCCGCGGCCGATGTGGTGATCGAGGGATCGCGGCCGGCCGCGTTGGCGCGACGGGGTCTGGGGCCGGACACGATTCCCGCACGCGACGGACGGGTCTGGGTGCGCATCACCGGATACGGCACGACGGGTGAGCGCGCCGAATGGGTTGCGTTCGGGGACGACGCCGCGGTGGCGGGCGGTCTGGTCGGCGGTACGGGTGACGCGCCGCATTTCCTGGGCGACGCGATCGCGGACCCGCTGACCGGGCTCACGGCGGCCCACGCGGTCTTCGAGGCGCTGCGCCGAGGCGGCGGTGAGCTGCTCGCGGTGTCGATGGCGGGCGTCGCAGCGAGCTACGCCGCCCTGCCCGACGAGGGCACCGTCGATGTGACACCGCACCGGCCCGCCCCTCGCGCACCGGCGTCCGGCCTGGGCGCCGACAATGCCGCGGTACGTCGTCTGCTCGAAAGCCGTTCGGCACCATGTTGA
- a CDS encoding GntR family transcriptional regulator encodes MKPEPAYQLLRDRLRGEIAAGRYRDGTRLPTETELVAQHGLSRQTVRRAFQDLVAEGVVYRVPGRGTYARESGRYLRQLGSIEDLMSLSQDTTMEVVRGVGRRVDVAAASRLRLDDDVVHTVVFRRLHGASGHGVPFVATTVHLPPSIARHVDGDPALQTGAVSTHTVIGLLEPHLAEPIAEAAQSITVAPADDAVASAVGCPQGHAMLRVDRLYSDSAGRPVELSVSHFLPEQYTYRVTLRRSS; translated from the coding sequence ATCAAACCCGAGCCGGCCTACCAGCTGCTGCGCGACCGCCTGCGCGGCGAGATCGCGGCCGGCCGCTACCGGGACGGCACGCGGCTGCCGACCGAGACCGAACTCGTTGCGCAGCACGGGTTGTCGCGCCAGACGGTGCGGCGGGCTTTTCAGGACCTCGTAGCCGAAGGGGTGGTGTACCGGGTCCCGGGGCGGGGCACCTACGCGCGGGAGTCCGGGCGGTACCTCCGTCAGCTGGGTTCCATCGAGGACCTGATGAGCCTGTCCCAGGACACCACGATGGAGGTGGTGCGCGGGGTCGGGCGCCGGGTCGACGTGGCGGCGGCCAGCCGGTTGCGGCTCGACGACGACGTCGTCCACACCGTGGTGTTCCGCCGCCTGCACGGTGCATCCGGCCACGGGGTGCCCTTCGTGGCGACGACGGTGCACCTGCCGCCGTCGATCGCCCGCCACGTCGACGGGGACCCCGCGCTGCAGACCGGTGCGGTCAGCACCCACACCGTGATCGGGCTGCTCGAACCGCATCTGGCTGAGCCCATTGCCGAAGCGGCGCAGTCGATCACGGTCGCGCCGGCCGACGATGCGGTCGCCTCGGCGGTGGGCTGTCCGCAGGGACACGCGATGCTGCGCGTCGACCGCCTGTACTCGGACAGTGCGGGCAGGCCCGTCGAGTTGTCGGTCAGCCACTTCCTGCCCGAGCAGTACACCTACCGGGTGACGTTGCGCCGCTCGAGCTGA
- a CDS encoding SRPBCC family protein, with product MILQLFTKPKELDLERTYRAPLTTVWDAWTRPEVLRQWWGPEKTLVPECRIDLRVGGEIYIVMEAGAEMGRYQGTRWPMAGTLTRVEAPSRLSYEARSWTEGEEATSTIVHTNDITLTEDQGMTTVRLHVSITQIGSKAKMAAFGMKWGYKQQLAKLGKHLEAHT from the coding sequence ATGATTCTGCAATTGTTCACCAAGCCCAAAGAACTCGACCTCGAGCGGACGTACCGCGCTCCCCTCACCACGGTGTGGGACGCGTGGACCCGGCCGGAGGTGCTCCGGCAGTGGTGGGGTCCGGAGAAGACGCTGGTCCCCGAATGCCGAATCGATCTGCGCGTCGGTGGCGAGATCTACATCGTCATGGAGGCCGGCGCGGAGATGGGCAGGTACCAGGGCACGCGCTGGCCGATGGCGGGGACGCTCACCCGCGTGGAAGCGCCGTCCCGGCTGTCCTACGAGGCCCGGTCGTGGACCGAGGGGGAGGAAGCGACCTCGACCATCGTGCACACCAACGACATCACCCTCACCGAAGACCAGGGCATGACGACCGTCAGGCTCCATGTGTCGATCACCCAGATCGGCTCCAAGGCCAAGATGGCCGCGTTCGGGATGAAGTGGGGCTACAAGCAGCAGCTCGCCAAGCTCGGCAAAC
- a CDS encoding acyl-CoA dehydrogenase family protein produces MSSQLSAEETMLVETVRAFVDRDVKPSVREVEHANDYPGAWIEQMKRIGIYGLAVPEEYGGSPVSTPCYVEVTQELSRGWMSLAGAMGGHTVVAKLLTLFGTEDQKRAYLPGMASGEIRATMALTEPGGGSDLQNMSTTALPSDGDGLVVNGSKTWISNARRSGLIALLCKTDPSATPRHRGISVVLVEQGTTGLSVSRDLPKLGYKGVESCELIFDDCRVPATAILGGEPGRGFAQMMKGLETGRIQVASRALGVATAALEDALRYAQDRESFGQPIWKHQSIGNYLADMATKLTAARQLTRYAAERYDSGERADMEAGMAKLFASEVAMEIALNAVRIHGGYGYSTEFDVERYFRDAPLMIVGEGTNEIQRNVIAAQLVARGGI; encoded by the coding sequence ATGAGCAGCCAGTTGAGTGCAGAAGAGACCATGCTGGTCGAAACGGTCCGCGCGTTCGTGGACCGCGACGTCAAGCCCTCGGTGCGCGAGGTCGAACACGCCAACGACTATCCGGGGGCGTGGATCGAGCAGATGAAGCGCATCGGCATCTACGGGCTGGCGGTCCCCGAGGAGTACGGCGGCTCGCCGGTGTCGACGCCCTGCTACGTCGAGGTCACCCAGGAGCTCTCCCGCGGCTGGATGAGCCTGGCGGGCGCGATGGGCGGGCACACCGTCGTCGCGAAACTGCTCACACTGTTCGGCACCGAGGACCAGAAGCGGGCGTACCTGCCCGGGATGGCCAGCGGCGAGATCCGGGCGACCATGGCGCTGACGGAGCCGGGAGGCGGCTCTGACCTGCAGAACATGAGCACCACGGCGCTGCCGTCCGACGGTGACGGTCTGGTCGTCAACGGATCGAAGACGTGGATCAGCAACGCGCGCAGGTCGGGTCTGATCGCGCTGCTGTGCAAGACCGACCCGTCCGCGACGCCTCGGCACCGGGGTATCTCGGTGGTGCTCGTCGAACAGGGCACGACGGGGCTGTCCGTGTCGCGGGATCTGCCCAAACTCGGCTACAAGGGCGTGGAGAGCTGCGAGCTCATCTTCGACGACTGCCGGGTGCCGGCGACGGCGATTCTCGGCGGGGAGCCCGGCCGGGGCTTCGCGCAGATGATGAAGGGGCTGGAGACGGGCCGCATCCAGGTGGCCTCGCGGGCGCTGGGGGTGGCGACGGCCGCGCTCGAGGACGCGCTGCGCTACGCCCAGGACCGGGAGAGCTTCGGTCAGCCGATCTGGAAGCACCAGTCGATCGGGAACTACCTGGCCGACATGGCGACCAAGCTGACCGCGGCGCGACAGCTGACCCGGTACGCCGCCGAGCGGTACGACAGCGGGGAGCGCGCCGACATGGAGGCTGGGATGGCCAAACTGTTCGCCTCCGAGGTCGCGATGGAGATCGCGCTCAACGCGGTCCGGATCCACGGCGGATACGGTTACTCCACCGAATTCGACGTCGAGCGCTACTTCCGCGACGCCCCGCTGATGATTGTCGGTGAGGGCACCAACGAGATCCAGCGCAACGTGATCGCCGCCCAGCTGGTCGCCCGGGGCGGGATCTAG